One genomic region from Rubinisphaera margarita encodes:
- a CDS encoding BBP7 family outer membrane beta-barrel protein produces the protein MISFWTRGSSRHFTADLPDSTTALGRRRTGWRRGLLFGSAALGALCLSLLKPVSVQAQPPAPGFGDSFGSSLPWDSRRQYYEQLPADRGGVYEETSPIDRFLYQVADQSWLQIDYMLWNLDQSNDEIIGESVLNEENPDLGYLAFDRSSGAPPVNDIGGTRLGYAQRMGLIDLNSMNGMRLKYGLETLEGTFEASAWWIFQTNRSGAAGPYILRNNLLGGTAATPTVDFDGVTAIPLLRDSTIANSALIFDTSYAVNYESSLFGTEFNYFWDDKRPKNGFHFKHMLGFRYMKLDENMRQTGVDSEVTTDVNNNEITYFRTATIEADTINQMYGPQIGARIELVDDYFILGAQPAFTLAFNHIDARMNTNALFTGDDPLTPDDESTDPTYDKVTQDKLSPVLSLAMYTKIRLQENFYLYASWDVLFMDAIVRPGETIIYDDDGDITPDFYVDPIETSALIQGLSVGAIFEF, from the coding sequence ATGATCTCATTCTGGACTCGCGGCAGTTCTCGCCACTTCACGGCGGATCTGCCAGACTCGACGACCGCCCTCGGACGCCGTCGCACCGGCTGGCGTCGCGGCCTCCTGTTTGGCTCGGCTGCTCTTGGTGCCCTGTGCCTGTCGCTGCTGAAACCAGTGAGCGTTCAGGCCCAGCCTCCGGCTCCCGGATTCGGCGACAGTTTTGGCAGCAGTCTCCCCTGGGATTCACGGCGTCAGTACTACGAACAGCTGCCGGCCGATCGAGGCGGTGTCTACGAAGAGACCTCGCCCATCGACCGCTTTCTGTATCAGGTCGCCGATCAGTCCTGGCTCCAGATCGACTACATGCTCTGGAATCTCGATCAGTCCAACGATGAGATCATCGGCGAATCCGTGCTCAACGAAGAGAACCCCGACCTGGGTTATCTGGCGTTCGATCGTTCCTCCGGAGCTCCGCCTGTCAACGACATTGGAGGCACACGGCTCGGCTACGCTCAGCGAATGGGCCTCATCGATCTGAACAGCATGAACGGGATGCGACTGAAATACGGTCTTGAAACTCTCGAGGGAACTTTCGAAGCCAGCGCCTGGTGGATCTTCCAGACCAACCGGAGCGGCGCCGCAGGTCCCTATATCCTCCGCAACAACCTCCTCGGAGGAACAGCGGCGACGCCCACGGTCGATTTCGACGGCGTGACAGCGATTCCGCTCCTGCGAGATTCCACCATCGCGAACAGCGCACTCATTTTCGATACCTCCTACGCAGTCAACTACGAGTCGAGTCTGTTCGGGACCGAGTTCAATTACTTCTGGGACGACAAACGGCCCAAGAACGGCTTCCATTTCAAGCACATGCTCGGCTTCCGGTACATGAAGCTCGACGAGAACATGAGGCAGACCGGCGTCGATAGCGAGGTGACCACCGACGTCAATAACAACGAGATCACCTATTTCCGCACGGCGACCATCGAAGCCGATACGATCAATCAGATGTATGGTCCACAGATCGGAGCTCGGATTGAACTGGTTGATGACTATTTCATTCTCGGTGCGCAGCCGGCCTTCACGCTGGCCTTCAATCACATTGACGCCCGAATGAATACCAACGCCCTGTTTACCGGCGACGATCCGCTCACCCCGGACGATGAATCAACCGATCCGACGTACGACAAAGTCACGCAGGACAAACTTTCGCCTGTTCTCAGCCTGGCGATGTACACGAAGATTCGCCTTCAGGAGAATTTCTACCTGTACGCGTCCTGGGACGTGTTGTTCATGGACGCCATCGTGCGACCGGGTGAGACGATCATCTACGACGACGACGGCGATATCACGCCCGACTTCTACGTCGACCCAATTGAAACCAGTGCCCTCATCCAGGGCTTGAGCGTCGGAGCGATCTTCGAGTTCTAG
- a CDS encoding division/cell wall cluster transcriptional repressor MraZ has product MSEPIITGEFKRTIDERHRLSLPPEFASAITDEHGETIVVKERYGCLSLWSAAKWQNRLDQGVEIIRQKIAAGRLEQRWDEVQRLGRLLSTRQVSVKLANRSRLLIPEGFRNFLNVAPNQDVVVVGAVVCVEVWSQEAWLDTLKDEMPEFNGLFKELSS; this is encoded by the coding sequence ATGAGCGAGCCCATTATCACTGGTGAATTCAAGCGGACGATTGACGAACGGCATCGCCTTTCGTTGCCCCCTGAGTTTGCCTCTGCAATTACTGACGAACACGGCGAAACGATTGTCGTGAAGGAGCGATATGGATGTCTGAGTCTCTGGTCTGCGGCGAAGTGGCAAAACCGGCTCGACCAGGGTGTCGAAATCATTCGTCAGAAGATTGCAGCTGGTCGCCTCGAACAGCGATGGGACGAAGTGCAACGGCTTGGTCGACTGCTTTCCACCCGTCAGGTTTCCGTCAAACTGGCGAATCGTTCCCGACTCTTAATTCCTGAAGGCTTTCGGAATTTTCTGAACGTGGCTCCCAACCAGGACGTGGTTGTCGTGGGAGCTGTCGTCTGTGTTGAGGTCTGGAGTCAGGAAGCCTGGCTCGACACGCTCAAAGACGAGATGCCTGAATTCAATGGACTCTTCAAGGAGTTGAGTTCCTAA
- a CDS encoding putative DNA modification/repair radical SAM protein, with amino-acid sequence MDVREKLAILADAAKYDASCASSGSKATRPGSKLGSTEGMGICHSYTPDGRCVSLLKILLTNYCIYDCQYCVNRISSDTPRARFTVEEVVSLTLEFYRRNYIEGLFLSSGIIQNSNYTMEQLTLVAKTLRQEHQYGGYIHLKTIPNADPELIQEAGLWADRLSVNIELPTENDLHQLAPEKKKVEIVQSMSGIREKIDEFKADRKEGFNAPRFAPAGQSTQMIVGATPTSDQEILQTATELYTGQNLRRVYYSAYSPIPHADARLPAQSPPLVREHRLYQADWLMRFYGFSSEEIVTEADRNLALDIDPKLAWALANRHFFPVDVNRASREELLRVPGMGVRSVDRVLQIRRHRQLRSEDLKKLRVAWKRTRIFVQTADRNPGLLNLESLNLRQQLQPARKQLLLFDAATSATTGEV; translated from the coding sequence ATGGACGTGCGCGAGAAGCTGGCGATTCTGGCCGATGCCGCCAAGTACGATGCTTCCTGTGCAAGTAGCGGCTCGAAGGCCACACGTCCGGGCAGCAAACTCGGCAGTACTGAAGGGATGGGAATCTGTCACAGTTACACTCCCGATGGCCGCTGTGTCTCGCTGCTCAAAATCCTGCTCACAAACTACTGCATCTACGACTGCCAGTACTGCGTGAATCGCATCTCCAGCGACACGCCCCGCGCCCGCTTCACGGTGGAAGAAGTCGTCTCACTGACTCTTGAGTTCTACCGCAGGAACTACATCGAAGGGCTCTTTTTGAGTTCGGGCATCATCCAGAACTCGAACTACACCATGGAGCAGCTTACGCTTGTCGCGAAGACACTGCGGCAGGAGCATCAGTATGGGGGATACATTCATCTCAAGACGATTCCCAATGCCGATCCCGAACTGATTCAGGAGGCGGGGCTCTGGGCCGATCGTCTCAGCGTCAACATCGAGTTGCCGACCGAAAACGATCTGCATCAGCTCGCGCCCGAAAAGAAAAAGGTCGAGATCGTGCAGTCGATGTCGGGCATCCGTGAGAAGATTGACGAGTTCAAAGCCGACCGGAAAGAGGGCTTCAATGCTCCGCGATTCGCACCCGCCGGTCAAAGCACTCAGATGATTGTGGGAGCCACGCCCACGTCCGATCAGGAGATCCTGCAAACCGCCACCGAACTCTATACCGGTCAGAATCTCCGTCGCGTTTACTACTCCGCTTACAGTCCGATTCCCCACGCCGACGCCCGGCTGCCTGCGCAATCGCCGCCGCTGGTCCGCGAGCATCGTCTCTATCAGGCCGACTGGCTCATGCGGTTCTACGGTTTTTCGTCGGAAGAAATCGTCACGGAGGCCGATCGCAATCTCGCACTCGATATCGATCCGAAACTTGCCTGGGCGCTCGCCAATCGTCACTTTTTCCCGGTCGATGTGAACCGGGCCTCTCGGGAAGAGTTGCTCCGCGTTCCCGGAATGGGCGTTCGTTCGGTCGATCGCGTTCTGCAGATCCGCCGCCACCGACAGCTTCGCAGCGAAGATCTCAAAAAGCTTCGTGTCGCATGGAAGCGAACGCGAATCTTCGTGCAGACCGCCGATCGAAATCCCGGTTTGCTCAATCTGGAGAGTCTGAATCTGAGACAGCAGCTCCAGCCAGCCCGCAAGCAACTGTTGCTGTTCGACGCGGCGACATCCGCCACAACGGGTGAGGTGTAG
- a CDS encoding UdgX family uracil-DNA binding protein (This protein belongs to the uracil DNA glycosylase superfamily, members of which act in excision repair of DNA. However, it belongs more specifically to UdgX branch, whose founding member was found to bind uracil in DNA (where it does not belong), without cleaving it, appears to promote DNA repair by a pathway involving RecA, rather than base excision.), producing the protein MPLRAVETFEEWRESARELLAAGISPEEVTWAGPSQTLFTPESAHAGQSAGTQNFSVPPEFIERARTVACHLDVSRWELLYRMLWRLTHGERHLLKDSADDDVSRFQRMHKAVTRDVHKMKAFVRFRKVEVGSEERFIAWHRPDHRIVRLAAPFFARRFPAMEWTILTPAESVSWDQQELRYGPGVPASEAPEGDVLEDLWKTYYVSTFNPARIKMKTMKKEMPVRHWPTLPETALIPEMLEQAGQRVTAMINTREGFETTATSYFPERMTWKNVAEAAQHCKACHLHEHATQTVFGAGAKKPEIVIIGEQPGDREDLEGEPFVGPAGQLLDEALAGAKIDRASVYITNVVKHFKFTHKGKRRLHQKPNAREISACRPWLEAELEILKPSSIVLLGATAAQALLGRDFRITRQRGEMMKSEWCDRTIATWHPAAILRMPDQDRRRQMKDDLTLDLAAVR; encoded by the coding sequence GTGCCGCTCCGTGCTGTGGAAACGTTCGAAGAATGGCGGGAATCCGCGCGGGAATTACTCGCGGCAGGAATTTCGCCAGAAGAAGTCACCTGGGCCGGCCCGTCACAAACACTGTTCACTCCGGAATCCGCTCATGCCGGGCAATCAGCGGGAACGCAGAATTTCTCTGTTCCGCCGGAGTTCATCGAGCGGGCTCGAACGGTGGCCTGTCATCTGGATGTGAGTCGCTGGGAATTACTCTATCGCATGCTCTGGCGACTCACGCACGGCGAGCGTCACCTGCTGAAGGACTCCGCTGATGACGACGTCTCGCGATTTCAGCGAATGCACAAAGCCGTCACGCGTGATGTTCACAAGATGAAAGCCTTCGTGCGATTTCGGAAAGTCGAGGTCGGCTCTGAGGAGCGGTTCATCGCCTGGCATCGTCCCGATCATCGGATCGTCCGGCTCGCCGCTCCCTTTTTTGCTCGCCGGTTTCCCGCAATGGAATGGACGATTCTCACGCCGGCCGAATCGGTCAGCTGGGATCAGCAGGAACTGAGATACGGCCCCGGCGTTCCCGCTTCGGAGGCTCCGGAAGGCGATGTGCTGGAAGATCTCTGGAAGACATATTACGTCTCCACGTTCAATCCGGCCCGGATTAAAATGAAAACAATGAAGAAGGAGATGCCGGTCCGTCACTGGCCGACTCTCCCGGAAACAGCACTCATTCCCGAAATGCTCGAACAGGCGGGACAAAGGGTGACGGCCATGATCAACACACGCGAAGGTTTTGAGACGACAGCCACCTCGTACTTCCCCGAGAGGATGACCTGGAAGAACGTGGCAGAGGCGGCTCAACACTGCAAAGCCTGTCACCTCCACGAACACGCCACACAGACCGTGTTCGGAGCGGGCGCGAAGAAGCCCGAAATCGTGATTATCGGCGAGCAACCCGGCGATCGTGAAGATCTCGAAGGCGAGCCCTTTGTCGGCCCGGCCGGGCAACTTCTTGATGAAGCACTCGCAGGCGCGAAGATCGACCGGGCCAGTGTCTACATCACGAATGTCGTTAAGCACTTCAAGTTCACACACAAAGGAAAGCGGCGTTTGCATCAGAAGCCGAATGCCCGCGAAATCAGTGCCTGCCGACCGTGGCTCGAAGCAGAACTGGAGATCCTCAAACCCTCCTCAATCGTGCTACTGGGGGCGACAGCCGCTCAGGCGCTGCTCGGCCGGGATTTTCGGATCACCCGTCAGCGGGGCGAGATGATGAAGTCTGAGTGGTGCGACCGCACGATTGCCACCTGGCATCCCGCGGCGATTCTACGAATGCCGGATCAGGATCGGCGTCGGCAGATGAAGGATGATTTAACACTCGATCTGGCAGCAGTTCGTTAA
- the odhB gene encoding 2-oxoglutarate dehydrogenase complex dihydrolipoyllysine-residue succinyltransferase, whose protein sequence is MAMEIVVPAVGESISEVQIGEWYIPEGKWVATDTDIVGLETDKATFDVPAPAGGKITRILKKAGERAAVGDVIGYFEEAAAPAGQDSGSSKKSSDGNSSGGQKEDAAKRPLESSGKAPSSSGDSKVMPAASRELAQRGMDAGQVAPTGPGGRILKEDVIRATEHGTASGPGFSQPMRSEDVIPLSPIRRRIAERLVSAQQEAALLTTFNEIDMSGVMDLRNQYKDEFLKKYDIKLGFMSFFVKAVVDALNQVPQVGAQLKDNKLVYRNYYDIGIAVGGGKGLVVPVLRNVERMSFAEIELAIADFARRAKDNKVTLEELEGGTFTITNGGIYGSLLSTPIVNPPQSGVLGMHGIFDRPIALNGEVVIRPMMYVALTYDHRVVDGREAVTFLKRIKDVVEAPARMLMEI, encoded by the coding sequence ATGGCAATGGAGATCGTAGTCCCGGCTGTAGGTGAATCGATTTCAGAAGTCCAGATCGGCGAATGGTACATTCCCGAGGGCAAATGGGTCGCAACCGACACCGACATCGTGGGACTCGAAACGGATAAGGCCACCTTCGACGTTCCTGCCCCCGCTGGTGGCAAGATCACCCGGATTCTCAAGAAGGCCGGTGAACGGGCAGCCGTCGGCGATGTCATCGGCTACTTCGAAGAAGCCGCTGCGCCCGCCGGTCAGGACTCCGGGTCCTCGAAGAAGTCTTCCGACGGGAATTCGTCGGGTGGCCAGAAAGAGGACGCGGCGAAACGCCCCCTGGAGTCGAGCGGGAAAGCCCCTTCTTCCTCAGGCGATTCCAAAGTGATGCCGGCCGCATCCCGCGAACTCGCTCAGCGAGGCATGGATGCTGGTCAGGTGGCTCCGACAGGCCCCGGCGGACGTATACTCAAGGAAGACGTCATCCGCGCAACCGAGCATGGGACTGCGTCCGGTCCTGGCTTTTCTCAACCGATGCGTTCGGAAGACGTCATCCCGCTCAGTCCGATCCGTCGCCGCATTGCTGAACGGCTCGTCTCCGCCCAGCAGGAAGCGGCCCTGCTCACGACATTCAACGAAATCGACATGTCGGGCGTGATGGACCTGCGGAATCAGTACAAAGACGAATTCCTGAAGAAGTACGATATCAAACTCGGCTTCATGTCCTTCTTCGTGAAGGCTGTCGTCGACGCTCTCAATCAGGTGCCCCAGGTCGGAGCCCAGCTCAAAGACAATAAGCTCGTCTACCGCAACTACTACGACATCGGCATTGCCGTCGGCGGCGGGAAGGGACTGGTTGTTCCCGTGCTCCGCAATGTCGAACGGATGAGCTTCGCCGAAATCGAACTGGCCATCGCCGACTTCGCCCGCCGTGCCAAAGACAACAAGGTCACGCTGGAAGAACTCGAAGGCGGCACCTTTACGATCACCAATGGCGGCATTTATGGTTCGCTGCTTTCGACGCCGATCGTCAATCCTCCACAGAGCGGCGTGCTCGGAATGCATGGGATTTTCGATCGTCCAATCGCTCTGAATGGCGAAGTCGTCATTCGTCCGATGATGTATGTTGCCCTCACTTACGATCACCGCGTGGTTGATGGTCGCGAAGCTGTGACCTTCCTGAAACGCATCAAGGATGTGGTCGAAGCTCCCGCCCGAATGCTCATGGAGATTTGA
- the lpdA gene encoding dihydrolipoyl dehydrogenase produces MSTTFDLIVIGAGPGGYVAAIRAAQLGLNVACIEKEKALGGTCLRVGCIPSKALLESSELYEEAKGHFSSRGINVGKLDLDLQKMLGQKNETVNTLTRGIDGLFKKNKVTRFQGHATFQSPDKLVVRSSSGTEELAAKKYLIATGSMPATLPGVVLDGDRVVTSTEALEFEKVPDKLVVIGGGAIGLEMGTVWRRLGSDVTVLEYLDRILPGMDGELAKQALKIYKAQGLKFQLGAKVTGVTVNRKNCDVHVEGADDLRCDRVLVSVGRKPNTENLGLEEVGIQTDKRGFIQVNEHYETSTPGVFAIGDVIGGAMLAHKAEEEGIACVERIATGYGHVNYNAIPAIVYTTPEVASVGLTEEELTEKKIEYRSGSFPFAANGRARAIGHAEGMVKILADKNTDRILGAHIIGPHAGDLIAEIAVAIEFHASSEDLARCCHAHPTLAEAVKEAALAVDKRAIHF; encoded by the coding sequence ATGAGTACCACCTTCGATCTGATCGTCATCGGGGCCGGCCCCGGCGGATATGTTGCGGCCATTCGTGCAGCTCAACTGGGGTTGAACGTCGCCTGCATCGAGAAAGAGAAAGCCCTCGGCGGCACGTGTCTCCGCGTCGGCTGCATTCCGAGTAAGGCCCTGCTCGAATCGAGCGAACTTTACGAAGAAGCTAAAGGCCATTTCAGCAGCCGGGGGATCAACGTCGGCAAGCTCGACCTCGATCTGCAGAAGATGCTCGGGCAGAAGAACGAGACGGTCAACACACTGACTCGGGGTATCGACGGGCTGTTCAAGAAGAACAAAGTGACCCGTTTTCAGGGGCATGCGACTTTCCAGAGCCCTGACAAGCTCGTCGTCCGCTCAAGCAGCGGCACCGAGGAACTTGCCGCGAAGAAATATCTGATTGCCACCGGCAGCATGCCCGCGACTCTGCCCGGCGTCGTGCTGGATGGGGATCGCGTTGTCACGAGTACCGAAGCTCTTGAATTCGAGAAGGTTCCGGACAAACTCGTCGTCATTGGCGGGGGGGCCATCGGCCTCGAAATGGGGACCGTCTGGCGACGGCTCGGCTCCGATGTCACCGTGCTCGAATACCTCGACCGCATTCTGCCCGGCATGGACGGGGAACTCGCCAAGCAGGCTCTCAAGATCTACAAGGCCCAGGGGCTCAAGTTCCAGCTCGGAGCCAAGGTCACCGGCGTGACCGTGAATCGCAAGAACTGCGACGTCCATGTCGAAGGGGCAGACGATCTTCGTTGCGATCGCGTGCTCGTTTCCGTGGGCCGCAAACCGAACACCGAGAACCTTGGTCTCGAAGAGGTCGGAATCCAGACCGACAAACGCGGATTCATCCAGGTCAACGAGCACTACGAAACCTCGACCCCCGGCGTGTTCGCCATCGGCGATGTCATCGGCGGAGCCATGCTCGCTCATAAAGCCGAAGAAGAGGGCATCGCCTGCGTGGAGCGAATCGCGACCGGTTACGGCCATGTGAATTACAATGCCATCCCGGCGATTGTCTACACGACTCCCGAAGTCGCTTCCGTTGGTCTGACCGAAGAGGAGCTGACCGAGAAGAAGATCGAGTACCGTTCCGGCTCCTTCCCGTTTGCGGCCAACGGGCGAGCCCGCGCCATCGGCCATGCCGAGGGGATGGTCAAGATCCTTGCCGACAAGAACACCGATCGCATTCTCGGGGCTCACATCATCGGCCCGCATGCAGGCGATCTGATTGCCGAAATCGCCGTCGCCATCGAGTTCCATGCCAGCAGCGAAGACCTCGCCCGCTGCTGCCACGCTCACCCGACTCTCGCCGAAGCGGTTAAAGAAGCCGCCCTCGCTGTCGACAAACGCGCCATCCACTTCTAG
- a CDS encoding SRPBCC family protein has translation MPIFSSDLVVPAPVSDVFEFFIRPANLLKISPPQMGLKFIDVPPEFEHGVQFEFAVQTFGIVQKVTHRITMFNRPDMFVEELVKGPVPKWIHTHQFVSVSDTETKLVDRIEFEPPGGIVGMMLTEDRIHDHLDEAFFHRSRQISREFAK, from the coding sequence ATGCCGATTTTCTCGAGCGACCTCGTCGTCCCCGCGCCCGTGAGCGACGTGTTTGAGTTCTTCATTCGTCCCGCGAACCTGCTGAAGATCAGCCCGCCGCAGATGGGACTGAAGTTCATCGACGTGCCCCCTGAGTTTGAGCACGGGGTGCAGTTCGAGTTCGCCGTGCAGACCTTCGGCATCGTCCAGAAGGTCACGCATCGCATCACGATGTTCAATCGGCCCGACATGTTCGTCGAAGAACTTGTCAAAGGTCCGGTGCCGAAGTGGATTCATACGCACCAGTTCGTCTCGGTGTCCGACACAGAAACGAAGCTCGTGGATCGAATCGAATTCGAGCCGCCCGGCGGCATCGTCGGCATGATGCTGACCGAAGACCGCATCCATGACCATCTCGACGAAGCCTTCTTCCATCGGTCTCGTCAGATCAGCCGCGAGTTCGCAAAGTAG
- the sthA gene encoding Si-specific NAD(P)(+) transhydrogenase, with protein MYDYDVVVIGTGPGGEGAAMQASKEGKSVGVIEKYSLIGGGCTHWGTIPSKALRHSIFRMTELNSSAFTKDLGMSLKLGFPEMRRSAEAVIAKQVDMRQGFYSRNRVTLTHGHASFLDEHTIEVCEHNGGCQRVTAGGFIIATGSRPFRPESVDFDHPRVYDSDTVLTMNYTPTSITIYGAGVIGCEYASMFRNLGCKVNLVNGRDKLLEFLDDEIIDALSYHLRDRGVLIRHRENFERVEPRDDGVILHLQSGKMLKTDCLLWAAGRQGNSNDMGLDSIDIVPNKRGQIEINDDFQTKHDHIYAVGDVIGPPSLASAAYVQGRYAASHFINGHADRAMIQDIPSGIYTSPEISSIGQTERDLTEARIPYEVGHSMFKSIARAQITGQTVGMLKLLFHRETLEILGIHCFGANASEIIHIGQAIMSQQGSANNLKYFMNTTFNYPTMAEAYRVAALNGYNRLF; from the coding sequence ATGTACGATTACGATGTCGTGGTCATCGGAACAGGACCCGGTGGCGAAGGGGCCGCCATGCAGGCGTCCAAAGAAGGTAAGAGCGTTGGCGTGATCGAGAAATACAGCCTCATCGGCGGAGGCTGCACTCACTGGGGAACAATTCCCAGTAAAGCATTGAGACATTCCATCTTCCGGATGACCGAGCTGAACTCCTCGGCGTTCACCAAAGACCTCGGAATGTCGCTCAAACTCGGCTTCCCGGAGATGCGTCGCAGTGCCGAAGCGGTGATCGCCAAGCAGGTCGACATGCGACAGGGCTTCTACAGCAGAAATCGCGTGACTCTAACGCACGGTCATGCCAGTTTTCTCGACGAACACACCATCGAAGTCTGTGAGCACAACGGCGGCTGTCAGCGAGTGACTGCCGGCGGCTTTATCATTGCGACCGGATCGCGGCCGTTCCGTCCGGAGTCGGTCGACTTCGATCATCCCCGCGTGTACGACAGCGACACCGTGTTGACGATGAATTACACGCCGACTTCGATCACGATATATGGAGCAGGCGTGATCGGCTGCGAGTACGCTTCAATGTTCCGCAACCTCGGCTGTAAGGTGAACCTCGTCAACGGACGTGACAAACTGCTCGAGTTTCTCGACGACGAGATCATCGATGCCCTCAGCTATCACCTGCGGGACCGCGGCGTGCTGATTCGCCATCGGGAGAACTTCGAGCGGGTCGAACCTCGAGACGATGGCGTCATCCTCCATTTGCAGTCGGGCAAGATGCTCAAAACCGATTGTCTGCTCTGGGCTGCGGGGCGGCAGGGCAACAGCAACGACATGGGACTCGACTCGATCGACATCGTTCCCAACAAACGGGGACAGATCGAAATCAACGACGACTTCCAGACCAAGCATGATCACATTTATGCGGTCGGGGATGTCATCGGACCTCCTTCACTGGCGTCGGCGGCTTATGTGCAGGGTCGCTACGCGGCCAGTCATTTCATCAACGGCCATGCCGATCGGGCGATGATTCAGGATATCCCTTCGGGAATTTATACCAGCCCGGAAATCAGTTCGATCGGACAGACGGAACGGGACCTTACGGAAGCTCGGATTCCGTACGAAGTCGGACACTCGATGTTCAAGAGCATCGCCCGCGCCCAGATTACGGGCCAGACCGTCGGCATGCTCAAGCTGCTGTTCCATCGGGAGACGCTGGAGATCCTGGGAATCCACTGCTTCGGAGCCAACGCCAGCGAGATTATTCACATTGGCCAGGCGATCATGTCGCAACAGGGATCGGCGAACAATCTGAAGTACTTCATGAATACCACGTTCAACTATCCCACGATGGCGGAAGCTTACCGTGTGGCCGCCCTGAACGGGTATAACCGCCTCTTCTGA
- a CDS encoding HDOD domain-containing protein, protein MDWLHSCKEILREADGQTLPPKFKLPVLPTAITEFAKRSNDPEVSAGDLARILESDSGLTADILQLVNSSTNGLRCTVSSVKQAISLLGFKKVQSFVLTVGAKRAMSRCDSRLINLSHFWSTNLERALFAREIAGLLRVDPEIAFAGAMLQDFLLPALTSALLNGYGVFVDERSSHPRMLIDFEQQRFGWHHAKAAAHVAWLWNFPGEIVCGIYHHHQGAAILLDPEFGQTTVAAVALSSLLPDALNQTPDGLDSLLTLQEHWPQFDLQLIAERIAAGFYEMGGNQNYHITLHKRLTKRHTRAKAVC, encoded by the coding sequence ATGGACTGGCTGCATTCATGTAAGGAAATTCTCAGGGAAGCCGATGGGCAGACCCTTCCGCCGAAGTTCAAACTCCCGGTGCTTCCGACCGCGATCACTGAATTCGCCAAACGCTCCAACGATCCAGAAGTCTCCGCCGGCGACCTGGCCAGGATCCTCGAATCGGACTCCGGACTGACCGCGGATATCCTGCAGCTCGTTAATTCCAGCACAAACGGACTGCGATGCACGGTCTCGTCGGTCAAGCAGGCCATCAGTCTGCTTGGCTTCAAGAAGGTCCAGTCATTCGTCCTGACCGTCGGAGCCAAGCGGGCAATGTCCCGTTGCGATTCGAGGCTCATCAACCTCTCGCATTTCTGGTCAACAAACCTCGAGCGCGCCCTGTTTGCCCGGGAGATCGCCGGTTTGTTGCGAGTTGATCCCGAGATTGCATTCGCTGGAGCGATGTTGCAGGACTTCCTGCTGCCCGCGCTCACGTCGGCTCTGTTGAATGGCTACGGCGTCTTCGTGGACGAGCGATCCAGTCATCCGCGAATGCTCATCGACTTCGAACAGCAGCGGTTCGGCTGGCATCACGCCAAGGCAGCCGCTCACGTTGCCTGGCTATGGAATTTTCCCGGCGAGATCGTTTGCGGGATTTATCACCATCACCAGGGGGCCGCCATTCTGCTCGATCCCGAGTTCGGTCAGACGACCGTGGCAGCCGTGGCGCTTTCGTCGCTGCTTCCCGACGCTTTGAATCAGACGCCAGATGGTCTCGACTCGCTGTTGACCCTTCAGGAGCACTGGCCGCAATTTGATCTTCAGCTGATCGCCGAGCGGATCGCGGCTGGCTTCTATGAGATGGGAGGGAACCAGAATTATCACATCACGCTGCATAAGCGATTGACCAAACGGCACACACGGGCCAAAGCGGTCTGTTAA